A portion of the Tenacibaculum todarodis genome contains these proteins:
- a CDS encoding LysE family translocator, translating into MTETLISFILATATLAFSPGPDNIFVLVQSIVNGKKYGLATVLGLMTGCIIHTTLVAFGVSAILKQNENLFLIIKLFGAGYLLYLAYQVYKSDASITFSTDNVSQKTTFQLFKTGFWMNVLNPKVTIFFLAFFPQFLFSETISTVVQFYILGGLFIITSFIIFSSIALLAGSISETIKQNKKIGIYLKWMQIVVFIAIACLILLP; encoded by the coding sequence ATGACCGAAACACTAATTTCATTCATTCTTGCAACCGCAACTTTGGCGTTTTCGCCTGGACCAGACAACATTTTTGTGTTGGTACAAAGTATTGTAAACGGAAAAAAGTATGGTTTAGCTACAGTTTTAGGGTTAATGACAGGTTGTATAATTCATACAACATTAGTTGCCTTTGGTGTTTCAGCAATTTTAAAGCAAAACGAAAATCTATTTCTTATTATTAAACTTTTTGGAGCTGGATATTTGTTATACTTAGCGTATCAAGTGTATAAAAGTGATGCAAGTATTACCTTTTCTACTGATAATGTTTCTCAAAAAACGACCTTTCAATTATTTAAAACAGGCTTTTGGATGAATGTTCTTAATCCAAAAGTTACTATTTTCTTTTTAGCATTTTTTCCGCAATTCTTATTTTCTGAAACAATTTCTACAGTAGTACAGTTCTATATTCTCGGTGGATTGTTTATAATTACTTCATTTATAATCTTTTCTTCAATAGCTTTATTAGCAGGAAGTATTTCTGAAACTATAAAACAGAATAAAAAAATAGGTATTTATCTAAAATGGATGCAAATTGTAGTTTTTATAGCTATTGCTTGTTTAATTTTATTGCCTTAA
- a CDS encoding porin, with translation MKKVLFLFLTSFTLVSMAQSAPQDSIPTNPQNQKNAAQRILSSNLAQKGLTVGGYGEITYNRATGKNAELDVQRLVLLFGYKFSDKVQFVTEVEFEHVKEVFVEQAFLQYTVAENVNLRGGLMLVPMGIVNEYHEPTTFNGVERPSMDGAIIPTTWREIGVGVSGRYDEASLRYQAYIFNGFQTTTSDGNGNITGGKLGGSSGLRGGRQKGAKSNFNNPNFSAKLDYYGLPGLRLGLSGYFGRTQSPVDVENVDGADVGLSMVGFDARYAYQRFAARGQFIYADLSDTEAYNLATGKDLGSALQGYYLEAAYNLLPQRKKQQLFGFVRYEDYNTHADVDGALAENLTYDRQEWTVGLSYKIAPGAVVKADYQFKDNALNQDTKQLNLGIGVWF, from the coding sequence ATGAAAAAAGTATTATTCTTATTCTTAACAAGTTTTACACTTGTATCAATGGCACAAAGTGCTCCACAAGACAGTATACCAACAAATCCACAAAACCAAAAAAATGCGGCACAACGTATTTTATCTTCTAATTTAGCTCAAAAAGGCTTAACTGTTGGTGGTTATGGAGAAATTACTTACAATAGAGCAACAGGAAAAAATGCCGAATTAGACGTACAACGTTTAGTTTTATTATTTGGATATAAGTTTTCAGATAAAGTTCAGTTTGTAACAGAAGTAGAATTTGAACATGTAAAAGAAGTGTTTGTAGAACAAGCATTTTTACAATATACAGTTGCCGAAAATGTTAACCTTCGTGGAGGTTTAATGTTAGTGCCAATGGGAATTGTAAATGAATACCACGAACCAACAACTTTTAACGGAGTTGAGCGACCAAGTATGGATGGAGCCATAATTCCAACAACTTGGAGAGAAATTGGAGTAGGTGTTTCTGGTAGATATGACGAAGCGTCTTTACGTTACCAAGCTTATATTTTCAACGGATTTCAAACAACAACTTCAGATGGTAATGGAAACATTACTGGAGGTAAATTAGGCGGAAGTAGCGGTTTACGTGGTGGAAGACAAAAAGGAGCAAAATCTAACTTTAACAATCCAAACTTCTCAGCAAAATTAGATTATTATGGTTTACCTGGATTACGTTTAGGTTTATCAGGTTATTTTGGTAGAACACAATCTCCAGTAGATGTAGAAAATGTAGATGGAGCAGATGTTGGTCTTTCAATGGTTGGTTTCGATGCACGTTATGCATACCAACGTTTTGCAGCTCGTGGTCAATTTATTTATGCAGATTTATCAGATACGGAAGCTTACAATTTAGCAACAGGTAAAGATTTAGGAAGCGCATTACAAGGTTACTATTTAGAGGCAGCTTATAATTTATTACCACAACGTAAAAAACAACAACTTTTTGGATTTGTACGTTACGAGGATTATAACACACATGCCGATGTAGATGGCGCTTTAGCCGAAAACTTAACGTATGATCGTCAAGAATGGACTGTTGGTTTAAGCTACAAAATTGCTCCAGGAGCAGTTGTAAAAGCAGATTATCAATTTAAAGACAATGCTTTAAACCAAGATACAAAACAATTAAATTTAGGAATAGGAGTTTGGTTCTAA
- the pheT gene encoding phenylalanine--tRNA ligase subunit beta: protein MKISYNWLKQFLQIDWEAAKTGELLTDLGLEVEGIEIKESIKGSLKGIVVGEVLTCKQHPNADRLKVTTVNLGSGEPVQIVCGAPNVAAGQKVPVATIGTILYDDKGEGFTIKKGKIRGEESHGMICAEDELGLGKSHDGIMVLEDTLEVGTPAAKVFNIETDEVFEIGLTPNRADAMSHFGVARDLRAGLMQQDLNLELISPSVSDFHVDERTLRIDIEVENKELVPRYCGISITDVTVKESPEWIKNKLKAIGLTPKNNIVDITNYVLHELGQPLHAFDAAKIKGNKIVVKNLAEGTKFTTLDEVERELSSEDIMICDAEDNPLCIGGVFGGLNSGVTENTSNIFLEAAYFNPVSIRKTAKRHALNTDASFRFERGIDINMVEYALKRAAILIEKYASGKMGSDVLDLYPVKTEDFQVFLSFENTYKIIGQEIPKETIKKILASLEIKINSVTEGGLGLTIPSYRVDVQREADIIEEILRVYGYNNIEFSHKLNTSISFDNDKQVKIENTIANQLSSLGFNETMANSLTKEDYINLSDNLNANYNVEMLNPLSSDLKVMRQSLLFSGLESVAYNINRKNNSLKFFEFGKTYHKFESGYQEDKHLTLFVTGNRSKDSWKTTAQTSEFFYLKGIVNLLFSKLGFSKMKSTPTKNDVFSEGISLSLGKTKMVDFGVVKRSVLKEFSIKQEVLFADFNWDAILKFCSNKNIKVTGLPKFPAVKRDLALLLDNKTEFKEVYNLAFQSERKLLKEVDLFDVYEGENLPEGKKSYAVSFVLQDENKTLADKQIDKIMQKLQQTFEKSLNAVLR from the coding sequence ATGAAGATATCATACAATTGGTTAAAACAATTTTTACAAATAGACTGGGAAGCTGCTAAAACTGGAGAGTTATTAACAGATTTAGGCTTAGAAGTAGAAGGAATTGAAATCAAAGAAAGTATAAAAGGAAGTTTAAAAGGTATAGTAGTTGGAGAAGTTTTAACATGTAAACAACATCCAAATGCTGATAGACTTAAAGTAACAACGGTTAATTTAGGTTCTGGAGAACCAGTACAAATTGTTTGTGGAGCACCAAATGTAGCTGCAGGGCAAAAAGTACCAGTTGCAACAATAGGTACTATTTTATATGATGATAAAGGTGAAGGTTTTACTATTAAAAAAGGTAAAATTAGAGGAGAAGAAAGCCATGGTATGATTTGCGCTGAAGACGAATTAGGTCTTGGTAAATCTCACGATGGAATTATGGTTTTAGAAGATACTTTAGAAGTTGGTACACCGGCAGCTAAGGTTTTTAATATAGAAACCGATGAAGTTTTTGAAATTGGTTTAACACCAAATAGAGCAGATGCTATGAGTCATTTTGGTGTTGCTAGAGATTTACGAGCTGGTTTAATGCAACAGGATTTAAACTTAGAATTAATTTCTCCATCTGTTTCAGATTTTCACGTAGATGAAAGAACACTTCGTATAGATATAGAAGTAGAAAACAAAGAGTTAGTGCCACGTTACTGCGGTATTTCTATTACAGATGTAACTGTAAAAGAAAGTCCTGAGTGGATTAAGAATAAATTAAAAGCTATTGGTCTAACACCAAAAAATAATATTGTAGATATTACAAATTATGTGTTGCACGAATTAGGACAACCTTTGCATGCTTTTGATGCAGCAAAAATTAAAGGAAATAAAATTGTTGTAAAAAACCTTGCTGAAGGTACAAAATTTACAACTTTAGATGAAGTTGAAAGAGAACTTTCTTCAGAAGATATCATGATTTGTGATGCTGAAGATAATCCGTTATGTATTGGAGGTGTTTTTGGTGGATTAAATTCCGGAGTTACAGAAAACACTTCAAACATTTTTTTAGAAGCTGCATATTTCAACCCAGTTTCAATTAGAAAAACAGCAAAAAGGCACGCTCTTAATACTGATGCATCTTTTAGATTTGAAAGAGGAATTGACATTAATATGGTTGAATACGCGTTAAAACGTGCGGCAATATTAATTGAAAAATATGCTAGCGGAAAAATGGGATCTGACGTTTTAGATTTGTATCCAGTTAAAACCGAAGATTTCCAAGTATTCTTATCGTTTGAAAATACGTATAAAATTATTGGTCAAGAAATTCCGAAGGAAACAATTAAAAAAATATTAGCGTCCTTAGAAATTAAAATCAATAGTGTAACAGAAGGAGGTTTAGGATTAACAATACCATCTTACAGAGTTGATGTTCAGAGAGAAGCGGATATTATTGAAGAAATTTTAAGAGTGTACGGTTATAACAATATTGAGTTTTCTCATAAACTAAACACATCAATTTCTTTTGATAATGACAAACAAGTTAAAATAGAAAATACCATTGCTAACCAGCTAAGTTCTTTAGGTTTTAATGAAACAATGGCAAATTCTTTAACCAAAGAAGACTATATTAATTTATCAGATAATTTAAACGCAAACTACAATGTAGAAATGTTAAATCCGCTAAGTAGCGATTTAAAAGTTATGCGTCAATCATTATTGTTTTCTGGATTAGAAAGTGTAGCCTATAATATTAATAGAAAGAATAATTCACTTAAGTTTTTTGAATTCGGAAAAACATACCACAAATTTGAAAGCGGTTACCAAGAAGATAAACATTTAACGCTTTTTGTTACAGGAAACAGGTCTAAAGATAGTTGGAAAACTACTGCGCAAACATCAGAATTTTTCTATTTAAAAGGAATTGTAAATTTACTTTTCAGTAAATTAGGATTCTCTAAAATGAAATCTACTCCAACTAAAAACGATGTTTTTTCAGAAGGAATATCTTTAAGTTTAGGAAAAACTAAAATGGTAGATTTTGGAGTTGTAAAACGTTCTGTTTTAAAAGAATTTAGCATTAAACAAGAAGTTTTATTTGCTGATTTTAATTGGGACGCTATTTTAAAATTCTGTAGTAACAAAAACATTAAAGTTACAGGTTTGCCTAAATTCCCTGCAGTAAAAAGAGATTTAGCATTGTTATTAGATAACAAAACGGAATTTAAAGAAGTGTATAATTTGGCTTTTCAATCAGAAAGAAAACTACTAAAAGAAGTAGATTTATTTGATGTATATGAAGGTGAAAATTTACCTGAAGGTAAAAAGAGTTATGCCGTAAGTTTTGTATTACAAGATGAAAACAAAACGCTTGCAGACAAACAAATTGATAAAATAATGCAAAAATTACAGCAAACTTTCGAGAAAAGTTTAAATGCTGTTTTAAGATAA
- a CDS encoding quinone-dependent dihydroorotate dehydrogenase, with the protein MYKLLIRPIFFLFDPEKIHYFTFSLVKFMSKIPGVSAIFRGLYQVNDKKLERNLFGLTFKNPVGLAAGFDKNAVLYNELANFGFGFIEIGTVTPKGQIGNPKQRLFRLKDDKGIINRMGFNNEGLAIAIEQLKKNKGKVIIGGNIGKNTATSPENYTADYLQCFEGLHPYVDYFVLNVSCPNVSSHAKLEDVDYLKELITEVQMLNNKQEKQKPILLKIAPDLNNQQLDEIIELVAVTKIDGVIASNTSVNRDNLKASEERLKTIGNGGVSGQPIKDRSTKVIKYLADNSNKSFPIIGVGGIHSAEDALEKLNAGADLIQVYTGFIYEGPSLIKKINKAILRQF; encoded by the coding sequence ATGTACAAACTACTAATAAGACCAATTTTCTTTCTTTTTGATCCAGAAAAGATTCATTATTTTACATTTAGCCTTGTAAAATTTATGTCTAAAATTCCAGGTGTTTCTGCAATTTTTAGAGGCTTATATCAAGTAAATGATAAAAAATTAGAACGTAATTTATTTGGACTTACATTTAAAAATCCAGTAGGTTTAGCTGCAGGTTTCGATAAAAATGCAGTTTTGTATAATGAGTTAGCAAATTTCGGATTTGGTTTTATAGAAATAGGAACAGTAACGCCAAAAGGACAAATTGGTAATCCAAAACAACGTTTATTTAGGTTGAAAGATGATAAAGGAATCATCAACAGAATGGGGTTTAATAATGAAGGATTAGCAATTGCAATTGAACAATTAAAGAAGAACAAAGGAAAAGTTATAATTGGAGGAAATATTGGTAAAAACACAGCTACTTCACCAGAAAATTATACAGCAGACTATTTACAATGTTTTGAAGGTTTGCATCCGTATGTAGATTATTTTGTGTTGAATGTTAGCTGTCCAAACGTATCAAGTCATGCAAAATTAGAAGATGTAGATTATTTAAAAGAGCTCATTACTGAAGTTCAAATGTTAAATAACAAACAAGAAAAACAAAAACCTATTCTTCTTAAAATAGCTCCAGATTTAAATAACCAGCAATTAGATGAAATTATAGAATTAGTTGCAGTAACTAAAATTGATGGTGTAATTGCATCAAACACATCAGTAAATAGAGATAATTTAAAAGCTTCTGAAGAAAGATTAAAAACAATTGGAAATGGAGGAGTAAGCGGACAGCCAATTAAAGATAGAAGTACAAAAGTAATTAAATATTTAGCCGATAATTCTAACAAATCGTTTCCAATAATTGGTGTTGGTGGAATTCATTCTGCTGAAGATGCTTTAGAGAAATTGAATGCAGGTGCAGATTTAATTCAAGTTTACACAGGTTTTATTTACGAAGGGCCAAGTTTAATTAAAAAAATAAATAAGGCTATTTTACGTCAATTTTAA
- a CDS encoding Insecticidal toxin complex protein, which yields MKTILFLAFFIVSIPISAKEYKSLKAYEKSTQKETLSPSDWLKSDRKKNTLVWQKANVYNLKNNLSKEYLTIKQRRDFYVWYISEIEKKGHQVVWPRMALFISQKIKTMNSFPVNIFVRKSVKEYGEDGSIIVFNNVFLDLLALYKSDETLKNDAALNWDKKILHKEQFTWIASLYKTMSSKKIKRIERVAKGKFLFSLFVPKEIRFQGKIELAKDRYKYALDRLRAYCKD from the coding sequence ATGAAAACGATATTATTTCTTGCCTTTTTTATTGTGTCAATCCCAATTTCAGCTAAAGAATACAAATCTTTAAAAGCGTATGAAAAATCGACTCAAAAAGAAACACTTTCTCCTTCAGATTGGTTAAAATCAGATAGAAAAAAGAATACTTTAGTTTGGCAGAAAGCCAATGTCTACAATTTAAAAAATAACTTATCTAAAGAGTATTTAACCATTAAACAAAGGAGAGATTTTTATGTTTGGTATATATCAGAAATAGAAAAAAAAGGACATCAAGTTGTTTGGCCAAGAATGGCTTTGTTTATTTCTCAGAAGATAAAGACAATGAACTCTTTTCCCGTAAATATTTTTGTTAGAAAAAGCGTTAAAGAGTATGGAGAAGACGGAAGTATTATTGTTTTTAATAATGTTTTTTTAGATTTATTGGCTCTGTATAAATCAGATGAAACCTTAAAAAACGATGCTGCACTTAATTGGGATAAAAAGATACTTCACAAAGAACAATTTACTTGGATAGCATCTTTGTATAAAACAATGAGTTCTAAGAAAATAAAAAGAATAGAAAGGGTGGCAAAAGGCAAATTTTTATTTAGTCTTTTTGTCCCTAAAGAAATTAGGTTTCAAGGTAAAATTGAATTAGCAAAAGATAGATATAAGTATGCTTTGGATAGATTGCGTGCTTATTGTAAAGACTAA
- a CDS encoding hydroxymethylglutaryl-CoA lyase, with protein sequence MNNKVKIIECPRDAMQGIKSHFISTEKKALYINSLLKVGFDTIDFGSFVSPKAIPQMRDTAEVLSKLDLSSTTSKLLAIVANVRGANDASQFEEIDYLGYPFSISENFQMRNTHKTIAQSIETLQEILSIANRTNKEVVAYLSMGFGNPYGDPWNVEIVGEWTEKLSKMGVKILSLSDTVGSSTPDVIDYLFSNLITQYPEIEFGAHLHTTPDKWHEKVDAAYKAGCLRFDGAIKGYGGCPMAKDDLTGNMPTEKLLSYFTTEKAETGIKPMSFESAYNKALEVF encoded by the coding sequence ATGAACAACAAGGTCAAAATTATAGAATGTCCAAGAGATGCAATGCAAGGCATTAAAAGCCATTTCATTTCTACAGAAAAGAAAGCGCTGTATATCAATTCTTTACTAAAAGTTGGTTTTGATACAATTGATTTTGGGAGTTTTGTATCGCCAAAAGCAATTCCGCAAATGCGAGACACTGCTGAAGTGTTATCAAAATTAGATTTATCTTCAACAACTAGTAAATTATTAGCCATTGTTGCTAATGTTCGTGGCGCAAACGATGCGTCTCAATTTGAAGAAATAGATTACTTAGGCTATCCGTTTTCAATTTCAGAAAACTTTCAAATGCGTAATACACACAAAACAATTGCGCAATCTATTGAGACTTTACAAGAAATTTTAAGCATAGCAAATAGAACCAATAAAGAGGTAGTTGCGTATTTATCTATGGGATTTGGAAATCCGTATGGAGATCCTTGGAATGTAGAAATAGTAGGTGAATGGACGGAGAAATTGTCTAAAATGGGTGTTAAAATTTTATCACTTTCAGATACTGTGGGAAGTTCTACACCAGACGTAATCGATTATTTGTTTTCAAACTTAATTACACAATACCCTGAAATTGAGTTTGGAGCACATTTACATACAACACCAGATAAATGGCACGAAAAAGTAGATGCTGCTTACAAAGCAGGTTGTTTACGTTTTGATGGTGCAATTAAAGGTTATGGAGGTTGCCCAATGGCAAAAGACGATTTAACAGGAAACATGCCAACCGAAAAATTATTAAGTTACTTTACAACTGAAAAAGCTGAAACTGGTATAAAACCAATGAGTTTTGAAAGTGCTTATAATAAGGCTTTAGAGGTGTTTTAA
- a CDS encoding bifunctional metallophosphatase/5'-nucleotidase yields the protein MKKIQSIIYCATILLLLSCGSSSNTTSTEVKETKPVVILPQKVVVEQTVTNNPNTIEFNFLQLNDVYEIAPIQGGKFGGMARVQAVHNALLEENPNTMMVMAGDFLNPSLLGTIKEDGERLRGKQMIDVMNYMNFDLVAFGNHEFDLSYNDLQKRLNESNFEWLSGNVMHNKGGRNFYFEKVVNGKKYPVNDTFIQELTDADGTKIKIGFLSVCVPSNPKDYVSYGDILIEAERSYLDLKDQVDIVIGLTHVTLAQDKQIAQLLPNVPLIMGGHEHTNSNDFVGNVQISKADANAKTAYIHRISYNTITKETTVKSELKEINDRILRDEEVGAVVDKWQTILKTKIKEIITNPDSVIYTANIPLDGRDTPTRSLQTNLGEIITKSMSYAYNNEVDCALVNGGSIRIDDVLEGDINSVDIFRVLPYGGAVLKVDIKGSLLKQVLDFGKQAAGTGAYLHRHNVTKVGEEWFVQNLPINNEQIYKVAFSDYLLKGFDIPFLSDKNPGVLTVSQPANTDLPYDIRKAIIAYLKTF from the coding sequence ATGAAAAAAATACAATCAATTATATATTGCGCAACAATACTATTGTTATTGTCTTGCGGATCTTCTTCAAATACCACATCAACAGAAGTAAAAGAAACGAAACCAGTTGTAATACTTCCGCAGAAAGTTGTTGTAGAACAAACCGTTACAAATAACCCTAATACCATAGAATTTAACTTTTTACAGTTAAATGATGTCTACGAAATAGCACCAATTCAAGGAGGTAAGTTTGGCGGAATGGCAAGAGTTCAAGCAGTACATAATGCGCTGTTAGAAGAAAATCCAAATACAATGATGGTAATGGCTGGCGATTTTTTAAATCCGTCTTTATTAGGAACCATAAAAGAAGATGGAGAACGTTTACGCGGAAAGCAAATGATTGATGTAATGAATTACATGAATTTCGATTTGGTTGCATTTGGTAATCATGAGTTTGATTTAAGTTATAACGATTTACAAAAACGCTTAAATGAAAGTAATTTCGAATGGCTTTCAGGTAATGTTATGCACAATAAAGGAGGAAGAAACTTCTATTTTGAAAAAGTAGTAAATGGTAAAAAATATCCTGTTAACGATACTTTTATTCAAGAGCTTACAGATGCAGATGGAACAAAAATTAAAATAGGTTTTTTAAGTGTCTGTGTTCCTTCTAACCCAAAAGATTATGTGTCTTATGGAGATATTTTAATAGAAGCAGAACGTTCTTATTTAGATTTAAAAGACCAAGTAGATATTGTTATTGGTTTAACACATGTTACACTTGCGCAAGACAAACAAATAGCACAATTATTACCTAATGTTCCTTTAATTATGGGCGGACATGAACATACTAATAGTAATGATTTTGTTGGGAATGTTCAAATTTCTAAAGCAGATGCAAACGCAAAAACTGCCTATATTCATAGAATAAGCTATAATACAATAACAAAAGAAACTACTGTAAAATCTGAATTAAAAGAAATTAATGATAGAATTCTTAGAGACGAAGAAGTTGGAGCAGTTGTAGATAAATGGCAAACAATTTTAAAAACGAAGATTAAAGAAATTATTACCAATCCAGATTCAGTAATTTACACAGCAAACATTCCTTTAGATGGTAGAGATACTCCAACAAGAAGTTTACAAACTAATTTAGGAGAAATTATAACTAAATCTATGAGTTATGCTTATAATAACGAAGTAGATTGTGCATTGGTAAATGGAGGCTCTATTAGAATAGATGATGTTTTAGAAGGTGATATAAATTCCGTAGATATTTTTAGAGTTTTACCTTACGGAGGCGCAGTTTTAAAAGTAGATATTAAAGGTAGTTTATTAAAGCAGGTTTTAGATTTTGGTAAGCAAGCTGCTGGAACTGGCGCTTATTTACATAGACATAATGTTACTAAAGTAGGTGAGGAGTGGTTTGTACAAAACCTACCAATAAATAATGAGCAAATTTATAAAGTTGCTTTCTCTGATTATTTATTAAAAGGCTTCGATATTCCTTTTTTATCTGATAAAAACCCAGGTGTGTTAACAGTTTCTCAACCAGCTAATACAGATTTACCTTATGATATTAGAAAAGCCATCATTGCTTATTTAAAAACTTTTTAA
- a CDS encoding FMN-binding protein yields MKRFLSLFLVLISFTFLSFNISNRLQKKVAKEIKKTFSVENFSLESIPVSDAVNKQLTQVISKENLFKITNNSALLGYAYVDKAPSKTDEFDYLILLNKDLIVAKTKILIYREDYGGEIGSKRWLKQFIGKTFKDTLTYEQDIIAISGATISASSMTIAVNKFLQNLAILHQNKVF; encoded by the coding sequence ATGAAACGTTTTTTATCCTTATTTCTTGTTTTAATTTCATTTACATTTTTGTCGTTTAATATATCGAATAGACTACAAAAAAAAGTAGCAAAAGAAATTAAAAAAACTTTCTCTGTAGAAAACTTTTCTTTAGAAAGTATTCCAGTTTCAGATGCTGTGAATAAGCAGCTCACCCAAGTAATATCAAAAGAAAACTTATTTAAAATCACTAATAATAGTGCGTTATTAGGGTATGCTTATGTAGACAAAGCACCAAGTAAAACAGATGAATTTGATTATTTAATATTACTTAATAAGGACCTAATAGTAGCAAAAACCAAAATATTAATTTACCGAGAAGATTACGGTGGAGAAATAGGAAGCAAACGTTGGTTAAAACAATTTATAGGAAAAACGTTTAAAGATACCCTAACCTATGAGCAAGATATTATAGCAATTTCTGGTGCTACAATTTCTGCATCTTCAATGACAATAGCAGTAAACAAGTTTTTACAAAATTTGGCTATTTTACATCAAAATAAGGTTTTTTAA